A DNA window from Helianthus annuus cultivar XRQ/B chromosome 15, HanXRQr2.0-SUNRISE, whole genome shotgun sequence contains the following coding sequences:
- the LOC110911951 gene encoding RING-H2 finger protein ATL8, whose translation MTRTYRFLSNVVTAESPEEASIKSDFVFILAALLCALVCVVGLIAVAHCAWLRRRAMANRTPGHASSAAANKGIEKKYVDTIPKFPYDSSAKKANNNDDCVICLVEYADGDEIRVLPQCGHGFHIGCIDKWLGSHSSCPSCRQIVVIDKCKKCGGFPKITAGNILIVTEHEHSDGGSGSGSVSK comes from the coding sequence ATGACTCGTACGTACAGATTCCTATCCAACGTTGTTACGGCGGAATCACCCGAAGAAGCCTCGATAAAATCCGATTTCGTCTTCATCCTCGCTGCTCTACTATGTGCTCTAGTTTGTGTTGTAGGCTTGATAGCTGTAGCGCACTGCGCTTGGCTTCGACGTAGAGCGATGGCCAATCGTACACCTGGCCATGCGTCCTCAGCAGCAGCTAATAAAGGAATTGAGAAGAAGTACGTAGACACGATCCCTAAGTTCCCATACGATTCTTCGGCTAAGAAAGCGAACAACAACGATGATTGTGTGATCTGTTTGGTGGAGTACGCAGACGGAGATGAGATCCGAGTGTTGCCACAGTGTGGACACGGGTTTCACATCGGATGTATTGATAAGTGGCTTGGCTCGCACTCGTCGTGTCCGTCGTGTAGACAGATTGTGGTGATCGATAAATGCAAAAAGTGCGGAGGGTTTCCGAAGATTACAGCCGGAAATATTTTGATTGTCACCGAACATGAACATAGTGATggtggttctggttctggttcggTTAGTAAGTAG